TTCCAAAAAATCAAACACGATAAAAAATATGGAATCCAGATCCCGTCAAATCCGACTCTCAAAAACCTCCAACCAAACACGCTATTATTATGGATACCCAATTTGTGGAGCCAcccattttttgaattttgttaaTTGCCTCTCACCTTTGAATcattttatacttttcttttattattttatggggAGGGAGGGTTCGCAATATGGAGAATCCACCATTATGGTAGGGGAGAATTATGATTCGTCGATAGGTGTATGAGTAGAGAGTATCAagaaagatatagagagaggAGCTGCTAATGTAACCTTGTTGACACCTCAAAATATGTTACAAAATAAGCTCCTCTTCAAGGAGCCCAGCGCCCAAGGAGTGCCCAGGGGAGCATCCAGCTGTTGAGTTGTGCACACACACATCTTTATGACTGACTAGGTATGCGGCACAACCCAGCCCTTGGCTTGACTCAAGTAACGATATTAAAACacaggcccgacccaaccctgttcaggctcagggcgggttcgggttggccgggtttttttgacacccctagatttGATCAGCTGCTCTATTTTATGTCCTTGGAGGAAGTGTAGATTTTCCCTTGGCTGGTTTACCATGGTTTTgacaaaatccaatttttttggcTTGTAATCAAATCTTTGAGGATTTTTacgtgaaaaataaaaaaataaaaaaatcttggaGATTCATTTCCTATTCTGACAGAGTCTAAGACGGATTTTCAAAACTTATGGTGAAGCACTTGCTATCAACTGCTGGCCCTTTCTTCAACAAAAAGAGTAGGATTGATTCAAGTAACGATACTTTCGGATTGCCGAGTGCTGGTTAGGTGTCTATCGTCTGCTTCTATGgtgcccctccccccccccccatggaaTCTCTTTGATGATGAAAGATATTCTCATGTTGAAGAATGATTTTGCTTATTGCAGCTTACGTCATGTAATTAGGTCTAAAAATGTGATTGCCCACTCTATTTCTAAGTGGGTTATTAGCTTTCCTAGACAagggttttggttttctttttttttcgggAGGACCTTTTGAGAAATGTACAACAGTTTCTGCCCTTTGAGGCTTCTATAtattccccccttccccctctctgccgaggttttgggggtttttgcaccccaaaaaaaaataaaaaaaaaatactgcaaATATCAAAACTagatatatctttttttttttttttcagagcttcttccaaagaaaatgaaacGAAGTAGGCCAACTGTAATTACAGATATACAAGAAAAAATTCAGGAATTCAAGGATAGAAAACACTTAATTGGTAACTGTGAAGTATATAGAGAGAGCTATGGTAAGTTGTTTTTATCCCTCTTCATCATGACTCCAAATATTTCTCTATAGCAGTAGTTAAGGTAGAGAGTGGCACCGCACCAATAacactttctttcttctctccattcTTAAAGAATAACACAGTTGGGATGCTCCGAATCCCATACTTAGTGGCGATGTTGGGGCAATCATCAGTGTTAACCTTGTAACAAACAATCTTGCCCGCATAAGTCTTCGCCAAATCCTCGATCACCGGAGCAATCATCCGGCAAGGTCCACACCAAGGTGCCCAGAACTCCACCAGTGCTGGCCTCTCACTTGCAATGACTTCGTTTTCCCAGCTTGTTTCTGTCACCACCAAAACTGCAGATTCCAAATCCATGTTGGTTAGCTAGCATACTAATTAAGAATGAATCCTTTTAATCTTCAGGTTAGATTAATTAAGGTTGTTTTTGTTATGCATTTTCATGAGAATAGATTAATTCTGGGTCTAGAACGCATTCTGATGCGAGATCTTTAATTTCAGTATCCAGATAACTTAATTAGGATGTAGATTCCTATTgattatatgattttttttttttctttctttcttttttaattttaattgggTGGGAGAGTGTGATAAAGATGAAGATCTAGTGAACGGTCACATAGTGAGAAAATTTGATGTACATGGCTTGGAAATTTGatctaaattaattaatttcaaTTACAAGCTATAATAATTAACAAGTTATAGTCATCCCTTCCAAGCTTAATTCAAGCCATACTTTTGAGTTCTGAATCTGAATCCTAAGAAACTGGattaattgaaagaaaaaaactaataaGAAACTATAATCattacacatatatatatatatatataaagcatTAAATCGATCTCAACGAAACGACTAGCTAGGAAATGATGAAATGCAAGAGAGAACAACTTAATTACCTTCATCAACGGCTTCTCGGGCTTTGCAGACAATGCGGGATCTGAGGCATCTGTGATTCACAGAACGAGATAAAGAGGACgccgaggaagaagaaggcggcgatgatgatgatgatgatgatgaaagaGAGAGGGCAGAGAGCTTCATCAATCCCTTACATGTCGGCAAACTGAACTTCTCCTTGGAGGAAAATGAGGGGTGAGCATGTAGATGAGCACAAGCTCTAGTAGTTGTAGCCATGGTGCTAACTTGTAAACAACTTTCCAAtaccatttctctctctctctctctctctctctatctgtgTTCCCTTAAATTCTactgatgtttttttttttaatttatttattagaaAGGGATGAAGCCTTGAAGAAGGAATTCGAAATGGGTATTTTAGCTTGGATATTCTGGGATTGATAACAAATTCCTTTGcaatttttcagattttttaaattaaatttggATA
The sequence above is a segment of the Telopea speciosissima isolate NSW1024214 ecotype Mountain lineage chromosome 7, Tspe_v1, whole genome shotgun sequence genome. Coding sequences within it:
- the LOC122669325 gene encoding thioredoxin M-type, chloroplastic-like, coding for MVLESCLQVSTMATTTRACAHLHAHPSFSSKEKFSLPTCKGLMKLSALSLSSSSSSSSPPSSSSASSLSRSVNHRCLRSRIVCKAREAVDEVLVVTETSWENEVIASERPALVEFWAPWCGPCRMIAPVIEDLAKTYAGKIVCYKVNTDDCPNIATKYGIRSIPTVLFFKNGEKKESVIGAVPLSTLTTAIEKYLES